The nucleotide window TGCTTATGCCTTAGTGAGTATGGATGATTCTGAAAGGCTTCCCATACCAGTTATCGAAGCTGCACGGGTACATACGCCGGCCATTGTCCAGGATACGCGGTCAGCCAGGGCTCTTCTAGGAACCTCAGTTATTTATACTTCGGAAAAAACCAGTGAAGCCATTGGCGAGATGCTGATGAAAATGTATAAGGATGAAAATTTCAGGCAAACACTGATCAAAGAGTTGAAAGGCCTTTCATTGCCAACTGGTTCGGAGACTGCGATGCGCACATTATCAAGCTTGCTTACATAGCAGCAGAGCTATAAATGCTTACTTTTGCGGCTTAATATTTGGAAAATGAAGCAGCATTTTATAAAACTTTATGATAGGCAATCGTAAAGAAGCATGCTTTATGGGACTATAAAATCTAAAAGACTGATGAAGAAATCTACAATTACTATTGATGTGCAGATGGATGAGAGCCGTGTGCCCGATTCGATCCAATGGAGTGCTACAGAAAGCTCGGCAGATAATGCGCAAAAAGCCAAAGCCATGATGATATCTTTTTGGGATAGCGCTGATAAGGCGGCTTTACGGATTGACCTGTGGACAAAAGATATGATGGTAGATGAAATGGCCGATTTTTTCTACCAGACGCTGATGACTATGGCAGATACCTATGGCAGGGCCACCAAATACCAGGACCAGGTGGCGGATATGAAAAACTTTGCGAAGGACTTTTATAAAAAATTCCAGACCAAACAGGTAGAGGAGAATAAAGCCGGGTAGGTTGGTTGAATCCATAATTGGTTGAAAAGTTGAAAGGTCAATAGTCGATGGTACAACATCCAGCATCCAACATCTAACACACAATCCATTGAAACTAAAAGAACTCATCATTTTCGAAAACGACAGCATTATTGCGTTGAATAAGCCGTCGGGCATGCTTTCCATTCCCGACAGGGAAGCTTCGGAGCCCAGTTTAAAGGATTTGCTGCAGCAGCAGTACCCGGACATCTTTACAGTGCACCGGCTGGATAAAGACACCAGCGGCCTGATCATTTTTGCTAAAACAGCTGCTGCCCATAAACATTTCAGCCGCCAGTTTGAAGAAAGGAAGACGGTAAAGATCTATGTGGGACTGCTGATTGGATCTGTTTTACCAGCAGAAGGCACTATTGATCAGCCCATTGCTGAAAGTACTACTAAACGGGGTACCATGCTCATCCACAAACGTGGAAAGGCGGCCATTACGGATTACCAGGTACTGAAGGATTTTAAACTATACAGCTGGGTGCAGTTTCGCATTCATACCGGCCGAACGCACCAGATCCGTGTGCATGCCAAATTTTTGGGCAATCCTTTGGTAGGAGATCCTGTTTATGGGGATGGCCGAACTATATTACTGTCTTCGTTCAAAAATAAATTTAAGCTGAATAAGGATACGCTGGAGGAAAGACCTTTATTAAATAGATTAGCATTGCATGCTTTTCAGTTAAGTATAACCGATGAAAATGGAAAGCTGCTGGAGCTGGAAGCGCCACTGTACAAGGACATGAAAGTGACATTGATGCAGATGGAGAAGTTTTTGAAGAAATAGTTGGCGAGCAACCTTTGGATCGTTAGTTTTGCGAGGAATTTAATCTATGAATAACTTTAAACAAAAGCTGAATTAGCTACCCAATTCAGGAGTCAGTGTTTTTAAAAGAACGTCTTCTGAAATTTTAAATAAACATCCAAAAATATCCCATTTGAAAAAGCTTTTATAGTTTGAAAACACCTTTTGACTCAGATTAATCTCCAACTAATATTAAATATCTAAATATTTAAATCACCAAATAAATCACCATGAAAAAGCAGTTAATTTATGTTTTAATGGGGCTAATACTAACTATTAGCGCCTGTAAGAAATCAGAAACCCTTTCCGACCAAAATCCTCAACTCCAAAAATCAACAGAAAGCGAGCTCGTAACGCTTAAATCGGGTGTTGTTGTTGAAAAGCGGGGGAATAACTATATTTTTCTTGGGGATATATTATTATCTGAAAGTCAATACAAATTACTGGGCGAAACTGGAACTATTTTTACTACAAATAATTATGATACGTCAAATAGAATGTCCTTAAACAGCATTCCGGTGAGCTCAAGAAGCGGCATTCATTATTTTCAGACTACAAGCCCAAGATCCGTCGGTTGGAACCCAGCTCAAAACATGTTTTGGAGTATGGTGAGGTATATTCGCAATAATAATTTAAGCTATACATCACGTTATTATATCGACGAAGCAATTGCTCATTGGGAAGCGACCACTAACGTCCGTTTTTATGATGCAACAGGAGAACCGACCGTGGATCCAACGTATGGATTTGCTTATCCTTATGTGGAATTTGTGGAGGTTGTTGGGAACGTTAGTTCTTCTCAAGTTGGAAGACTGGGAGGGAAACAAATTTTAGAAGTAGGACAAATAAGTTCTATAGGTACAGTTATTCACGAAATTGGACATGCTATAGGGCTTTTTCACGAACAAAATAAGCCAGGTCGAAATAATTACATTAATGTGGATTTAAATAATGTTATCGATAGCTTTAAGCATAATTTTCAAGAAATATCGGATAATTATTATGCAATAGGAGCTGGCATTGATTTTGGCTCTATTATGATGTATCATCCTAAGGCGTTCGCAATAAATACTAGTACAGAAGTAATTACTAAAAAGGATGGTAGTAGCTATTTGCCTCAGTATCAAAGGGATGGATTGTCTTCTTTAGACAGGGCCTTTGCTAACACATTTTATTTGCCCTTTAAGCCCAGATTTGACACTTACCGAGAGTTGGATAATGTAGTATATAAACCTGATAATACAATAATGACATCGCAAGAGCGACTGAATTTACAAGCATCATTAAACAATGGTAATCCGAATCCTCCACCTAACCATCTTTTTAAGCAAACTGGCATTGTTAACATGAATGTATTGGGATTGCCGATAAGGGAAATTGTAACATGGTGGGATGTTGCTAGCTCGGTTGTAATATCTCCCTCGAACAGTCCGTTCTTAACAAAAGGCCAGTTTATTAATACAGTTAATGGGTTATATAGGCTCGAATTTCAACACGATGGTAACCTAGTAATCTATAATAATTCAAATAGCCAGGCGCTTTGGTCAATTTTATCCGTTGGCACGAACCGCGCTGGGGTTTGGTTCCAACCAGATGCTAATTTAGTTGTATATTCTAATTTAGATGGAACTGGTCCAATATGGGCATCACATAAACAATCTAGTAATTTGGGCAGTTATTATGGACTCAAAGTTTCGGATGTGCGATTAGTATTCCAGCATGATGGAAATTTAGTTCTGGTGCTTCCGGAGCCGGCTTCTGGTCTGATGGGAGTAATAGCAGCAACAAGAAATCACAATGGAGTTCCAAGCTCTAATTTTGGATCCCTTCAATAACTGCGACGATTGTTGCTCGCTGGCGCAGTTTCTTGCTTTCAATGGGTAGTAATAAATTGTATTAAATTTTAAGGATTTGCCGGCAAATTTATATTACTATTTATAAAAAGGCCGAGCATCTACCATACTCAACACAGACAAGGGACTATCTCATAAAGTGTGTAAACTTTTAATCGGGGTTGTCTTTTTACAACGTTATTCTCTTATCAAAAATAGTTAAAAACTGATTTAGGATCATGCCCAATTTCTAATGGGCATGGTCCATTTTTTTGATGCTTCACGTAATGCCAGGTAAACAGACTTGATTACAGCATCATCATTAGGGAAAGAAAGTTTGTTTTTAGTATACTTCCTTATTTTCCCATTCAAATTTTCAATTAGGTTGGTCGTATAAATAATTTGCCTGATCTCTATAGGGAAGTCAAAAAATACGGTCAATTCATCCCAGTTTTCCCGCCAGCTTTTGATAGCATATGAGTATTTATTGTTCCATTTAAGTTCCATAGCATCCAGAGCCGCAAGTGCAGCTTGCCGTGTGGGAGCAGCATAAATATCTTTCATATCGCGGCTAAACTCCTTTTTATCCTTCCAAACTACATACCGGCAGCTGTTCCTTATCTGATGAACTACACAGATCTGAGTGGCTGATTCAGGGAATACAGTGCGGATTGTTTGGGTAAAGCCGTTGAGATTGTCGGTGGCAGTGATCAGTATATCCTGCAGGCCACGGGCATTCATATCTGTGAGAACACTCATCCAATATGCTGCTGATTCATTCTTACCCAGCCACATCCCTAATACTTCTTTGTAACCGTCTCTTCTGAGCCCTACAGCGATATAAACCGTTTTATTAACTACTTTACTATTCTCTCTTACTTTAAAAACGATACCGTCCAGCCAAACGATGAGGTACACCGGCTCAAGCGGTCGGTTCTGCCAGGCAATGATATCCTCAGCTATCCGGGAGGTAATACGGCTGATAGTAGAAGGTGATACTTCAAAGCTATAAACATCTTTGATCTGCTCTTCGATATCTGCTACACTCATCCCTTTTGCATATAGGGATACGATAACTTCTTCAATACC belongs to Niabella yanshanensis and includes:
- a CDS encoding IS256 family transposase — protein: MRPEDFLTEDFLKQFKSRDELNSFLGQLQKRGIEKMLEGELDGHLGYEKHGQSANSNARNGYGRKKIRTSFGESEIHVPRDRDASFNPMIVPKRENMVDGIEEVIVSLYAKGMSVADIEEQIKDVYSFEVSPSTISRITSRIAEDIIAWQNRPLEPVYLIVWLDGIVFKVRENSKVVNKTVYIAVGLRRDGYKEVLGMWLGKNESAAYWMSVLTDMNARGLQDILITATDNLNGFTQTIRTVFPESATQICVVHQIRNSCRYVVWKDKKEFSRDMKDIYAAPTRQAALAALDAMELKWNNKYSYAIKSWRENWDELTVFFDFPIEIRQIIYTTNLIENLNGKIRKYTKNKLSFPNDDAVIKSVYLALREASKKWTMPIRNWA
- a CDS encoding M12 family metallopeptidase, with protein sequence MKKQLIYVLMGLILTISACKKSETLSDQNPQLQKSTESELVTLKSGVVVEKRGNNYIFLGDILLSESQYKLLGETGTIFTTNNYDTSNRMSLNSIPVSSRSGIHYFQTTSPRSVGWNPAQNMFWSMVRYIRNNNLSYTSRYYIDEAIAHWEATTNVRFYDATGEPTVDPTYGFAYPYVEFVEVVGNVSSSQVGRLGGKQILEVGQISSIGTVIHEIGHAIGLFHEQNKPGRNNYINVDLNNVIDSFKHNFQEISDNYYAIGAGIDFGSIMMYHPKAFAINTSTEVITKKDGSSYLPQYQRDGLSSLDRAFANTFYLPFKPRFDTYRELDNVVYKPDNTIMTSQERLNLQASLNNGNPNPPPNHLFKQTGIVNMNVLGLPIREIVTWWDVASSVVISPSNSPFLTKGQFINTVNGLYRLEFQHDGNLVIYNNSNSQALWSILSVGTNRAGVWFQPDANLVVYSNLDGTGPIWASHKQSSNLGSYYGLKVSDVRLVFQHDGNLVLVLPEPASGLMGVIAATRNHNGVPSSNFGSLQ
- a CDS encoding RluA family pseudouridine synthase, translating into MKLKELIIFENDSIIALNKPSGMLSIPDREASEPSLKDLLQQQYPDIFTVHRLDKDTSGLIIFAKTAAAHKHFSRQFEERKTVKIYVGLLIGSVLPAEGTIDQPIAESTTKRGTMLIHKRGKAAITDYQVLKDFKLYSWVQFRIHTGRTHQIRVHAKFLGNPLVGDPVYGDGRTILLSSFKNKFKLNKDTLEERPLLNRLALHAFQLSITDENGKLLELEAPLYKDMKVTLMQMEKFLKK
- the gldC gene encoding gliding motility protein GldC; protein product: MKKSTITIDVQMDESRVPDSIQWSATESSADNAQKAKAMMISFWDSADKAALRIDLWTKDMMVDEMADFFYQTLMTMADTYGRATKYQDQVADMKNFAKDFYKKFQTKQVEENKAG